A window of Roseiflexus castenholzii DSM 13941 genomic DNA:
CGCCGCCGCAACTCTGGCGTCACCGTTTCGGTGCGCAACGCCGTCAGCACCGCGTCGTAGTCGTCGGGGCTGACCACCACCAGCACCGATGGGTGGTTCTTGGCGGCGGCGCGAACCATAGCAGGACCGCCGATGTCAATCTGTTCGATCGCTTCTGCAAGAGTGACATCGGGACGGGTGATCGTCTCACTAAAGGGATAGAGATTGACGACAACGAGATCGATCGGCGCAATACCATGAACATCGAGCGCCGCCATATGGTCTGGATCATCGCGGCGCGCCAGAATGCCAGCGTGAATGGCGGGATGGAGCGTTTTCACCCGCCCGCCAAGGATTTCGGGAAAACCCGTCACGTCACTGACCGGTCGAACTGGAACACCAGCCGTGGCAAGCGTTCGCGCCGTATGACCGGTCGAGATAATCTCGAAGCCGAATTCGACGAGACCGGCGGCAAATGCTTCGATGCCACGCTTATCGGAAACGCTTACAAGCGCGCGCACACGCTGCCTCCACTGGTACACACCTCGCGCCTGCTGTTTTGTGTGAACGCAGACGCACTCTTCAGTTTGTATTGTACCACAGAGTACACGGCGCAGATTTTCTTGCACAGCGTCGCCTGGTTGAACGGCGAGCAATCGCGCAGGTCCAACCGCGAGAGACGTCCAGGAAAGACCGGTTTCCTGGCGTTTCCTTTGCGCCACTGAAACCAGGCGAGAACATTGCAGGTGGAAAAGCAAAAGGGAGTGCGAGGCGCACAGCGTGAGACGAGAGGAGTCTGGAGCACACTGCGCACTTGGCGTCGGCTGTGCCTCTGTGCCGTTAAAAAACAGGTGCGAACCGGTCAGACGAAGGAGCAACAGGTGCGGAGGTGACAGATTATCATCGAAGGTTGCACATGGGACGCCGGTCGAACCTTAATCTCTGAACACCTGCCCGGCAAAGAGTCTCATGTGCGCAACAGGCTCTCGAACACGCCCTTCGCCGAACGCGCGGATTGCTGATGCTTCGAAGAGATTGAGCGCTGAAGCGACCTGTTCAGGCGTTGCCGTATCCTGGTCATGGATGCCGGCGCGCACATACGCCTCAACCAGCAAGGCGCGCGCAGAGGGACCGAGCGCCTCCAGGACAATACGTTCAAGTTCAGGGAACAACGAGTCGGTCAGGTTCGTATCACGTTTTTCGACCAGGCCGCTTTCGAGCAGGCGGTTCAGAATCTCGCACGTGCGCGCCTCGCCCAAACCGCTCCGTTGGGCAATATACCCGACCGTATTCTTCCCATTCACCATCGTCAGCACACGCCACTCATCAGGTTCCAGGCTAATCTCGCTGCCGGTAGACGCCGGGTTGGGCACAAGGCGCAGGATTGTATTCATGGAAAGCGTTGGTTCCGGCGCATGCGCCATTGCCTCCTGGCGCATAATGCCTTCCATGATAATCATATTATTGCTCTGGGTGATCGTCGGCTTATCGAGCGTCACATCTTCGTGAAAGCGGAAGGGACCGGACGTCAGCGTGAAGAACGTATACGCCGCCTCGAGGGGGGGCAACGACCCCAGGCGGGCGCCAATAATGCGGCCATCGCGGAAATAGAGCCATCCGTCGATCTCTTGCGCGCCGCGTTTTCCCTGGAGATGCACCGCGCCCGACTTATTGCTCAACTCGATCAACTGAATAATATCGGTCAGCGAAAACTCGCTTAGATCGCCTGCGAGTGCCATGGCTCCCACCCCGGACGCAAAAATCCGAAAGGCGCATAACCTTCAGAAATCTGCGCGCACTACAGTTTGCTGATCACCAGTTTACTGATCGCCTTCAACGTATCGAACACCCCGGCGCCACTGGTTGCCGTCGCTTCGAATCGTTGCCACCCCAGCGTATTCAGGTACTTATCGAGCGTAGCGACCGGAAGCGCACCGGGCACATCGCGCTTATTGTACTGCAAAACAACCGGAAAATCCTGGAAACGCTTATTCTGCCGCGTAATATTAACAGCAAGTTCACGAAGGCTGCGAATATTCTCCTCAAGCTTGTGCTTTTGCGAGTCCGCAACAAACACGACGCCATCGGCGCCGCTCAGCACTGCGACGCGCGTGCGCTCATACAGCACCTGACCGGGCACCGTGTAGAGATGAAAGCGCGTCTGGAACCCACGCACCTTCCCAAGGTCGAGCGGCAGAAAGTCGAAGAACAGCGTGCGTTCCGTCTCCGTCGCAATAGACAACAACTCCCCTTTCGTTTCTTTGGGGACCTGGCTATGGATATACTGCAGGTTGCTGGTCTTCCCGCTCATGCCAGGTCCGTAGTACACGATCTTGCAATGGATCTCGCGCGCAGCAACGTTGATCAGAGCCATAGGTCCTCTCGTCTGCATTCCGGCAGCCGCGCCATATTGCGCACACACGCAGCAGTAGCCGACTAGTCGCGGAACAGGAGGTCAATCGTATCTTCCATCGAAGTGCGGAACGACGAGCCGAGCACATCGTCGCGCGCCTTTTGTTGTTCGCGCACACGCTCGAGAACCACACTCAAATCATCGGTGGCTTTCTTCGTCAGCACCTTCACCAGACCGATGTGCGTTCCCTTGTTGAAGATAATGCACAGTATCCACTGATCTTCGATCAGCGAAATGAAGATATTCTCGCGCACACCCTGCGTAAACAACTGGCGGAAGTCCTTCTCGCGCAACAGCTTGGCCACCTCGCGC
This region includes:
- a CDS encoding DUF4388 domain-containing protein, translating into MALAGDLSEFSLTDIIQLIELSNKSGAVHLQGKRGAQEIDGWLYFRDGRIIGARLGSLPPLEAAYTFFTLTSGPFRFHEDVTLDKPTITQSNNMIIMEGIMRQEAMAHAPEPTLSMNTILRLVPNPASTGSEISLEPDEWRVLTMVNGKNTVGYIAQRSGLGEARTCEILNRLLESGLVEKRDTNLTDSLFPELERIVLEALGPSARALLVEAYVRAGIHDQDTATPEQVASALNLFEASAIRAFGEGRVREPVAHMRLFAGQVFRD
- a CDS encoding roadblock/LC7 domain-containing protein, translating into MDPQLTSQIVPAEEIKVIEECLVRLAEDTGGNYVLLLDKSGQVITAQGDAARQDITALGALIAGTFASSREVAKLLREKDFRQLFTQGVRENIFISLIEDQWILCIIFNKGTHIGLVKVLTKKATDDLSVVLERVREQQKARDDVLGSSFRTSMEDTIDLLFRD
- a CDS encoding GTP-binding protein; protein product: MALINVAAREIHCKIVYYGPGMSGKTSNLQYIHSQVPKETKGELLSIATETERTLFFDFLPLDLGKVRGFQTRFHLYTVPGQVLYERTRVAVLSGADGVVFVADSQKHKLEENIRSLRELAVNITRQNKRFQDFPVVLQYNKRDVPGALPVATLDKYLNTLGWQRFEATATSGAGVFDTLKAISKLVISKL